The genomic stretch GACGCTGCCGGAAGTCTGACCCGGTGGGATCACGCCACCAAATTTCAACCTCGACACCGGGTAGGAATCTATAGCCACGGACATTCAATTCAGTCCCCAAGTGGACGATTGTTTCACCGCTTTCTAGGTCCTCCTGTGTGCTGAAATCACCACATGTCGGATCTACGATCAGGTAAGGACCTTCCTCAGTTGGTGTGTTTGGCTCAGGCACAGAGCCGTCTGGGCAGGGGCTGATCATTATTAAGCTGCCCATCTGTTCATCCTCAAGGAAGGTGATCGCACGCGACCAGGGCCATAGAACTTTGGAGAGCGCAGGGATAGCATCGTCAAACTGCGTGACAAGTGCATAAAAATCAATCTCACCGATCTGCCAACCGATAAAGAAGAATACCAGCAGCAGGGCGATAAAAACCATAAATGGTTTTCGAGTTTCATGACCCTTGCGGGAATTCACTGCAACTTTATAGGCATCATAGATATTGTAAAGGTAAAGAATGACGATCAGGATCGTGATCAGAAGCATGACCGGATCCAGATGGAAGGCTTTCTTGATGATGGCGATAGCGCCGGTGTCGCGCGGGGCGGCATCTCGGAAACGCCAAACCATCAACCCAACAATGGATGCGAAGCTGAAGAAAAGGATCACACCGCGGCGTACCATGCGGGAGAATGCCTGACCAAGGCCAGGGATGATCGCCGAAAGGATGGCTGCAACTGCAGGAGAAACCAGGCCAGGTTTAAATTCTTTTTCTTGATATGCGGGTTTACGTCGTACTTTCATGCCTGACCTCCTTCCGTTTCAATATTACCTTCGAGGTTACCCCCGCCAATGCGTTCGGCATCTTCACCGTAGATTCTCTTGAATTCTTCGTTGGTCATATTGGCGATATCTTTCTTTGTGCCCTGATAAACCAATTTGCCCTGGCGTAAGCCGATCACGGAAGTGGAATATCGCTGGACGAGGTCCAGATAGTGCAGGCTGCACATGATTGTCAGGTTATCTTCCCTATTGAGCATTTCAAGATGTTCCAGAATGGAATGGGCCAACACGGGATCTAGGCTGGCAACAGGTTCGTCAGCAAGCATCAGTTCCGGATCCTGCATCAGGGCCCGACAAATGCCGACACGCTGCTGTTGACCGCCGGAGAGTTCCCGGGCAGCTTTATGCGCCTGGTCCTCGATATCCATCCTTTTCAGGACCTGCCAGGCTTTGTCACGATCTTCTTTGGGGAAACGGTGGATCATAGTTGGCCAGGTTTTGTTATACCCTAACCGGCCGGTGAGGATATTGGTGAGGACAGTGGAGCGTTCCACAAGGTTAAAGTGCTGGAAAACCATGCCAATCTTGCGACGGGCTTGCCGAAGCTCATCACCTTCGAGTTTTGCCAAATCCACGCCATTCCAGAGGATTTCTCCATCCGTTGGGTCAATCAGACGGTTGATGCATCGTAATAGTGTGGACTTGCCAGAACCAGAGAGGCCGATAACAATCAAGAATTCACCATCGGGAACGGTGAAGCTGACGTCATCTAGGGCTAAGGTCCCGTCTTCATATATTTTCGTCAAATTTCGAATTTCGAGCATAAGGCTAAATTCCTTGAACTAAATAAACCCCTATTAATTCAGAAAAGGGGGCTGGGTTTCCAGCCCCCTTTTGTTGGATATTACCTATACGATGATATTACTCACCCATCAGGGTTTCAGGATCGATACCAGCTGCATCCAGAACCTGGCGGAATGGATCATAGAAGGAGTCATCCTTCGCAACCAATTTGGTCCATTCGTAAGCAGCGTCAATAGCTGCAAGGCCTTCTTCGGTCTCGTTGATGGTGAGGAGCGCGTTTACGATGGCTTCACGGATTTCAGCGGGGACAGAGGGGCTGAATTGAACGCCATCATTGGGGATATCGACGGAAACGTTGATAACCTTGGTGACTTCCATGATGTCAGGATAATCTTCTTCCATCGAGGAGCGAACGTCAATGTAGGTTGAACCAGCGTCGCAGGTGCCATCATAAACACCAGCGGCAACGGCGTCATGTGAACCAGCGTCCACAACTTCGGCCAGGTCAGTTTCTGGATTGATGCCAGCGGCCTGCATGGTGACCATGGGGATGATCCAGCCAGAGGTGCTCAATGGGTCAGGGCGGCAGTAAGTCTTGCCGGCCAGATCCGCAATGTCATTGATGCCACTGTCTGCACGGGTGATAATCTGACCGTTGTAGGAGGGGCTGCCATAGCGTTCGGAAACGAGGGCAACATCAGCAACACCACGAGCGGAGGCAACGAGGTACGCAAAGGTTGCCAGGGAGGCCATGTGAGCCTTGGGTGGGTCAGCCGAGAGGGCTTCGATCACGCCAGCGTATTCGGTGGCGACGAAGGGTTCAATGACGAGACCGGTCTCATCATAGAGAATGGCGGCGACATCTTCAAAGCCAGCCAAAACCGTGTCTGTTTCGCCAGAGGGAACAAGGGCCCAGATGATTGGGTTCTCTTCGGTGCCAAGCGCAGCCTCTTGTTTACACCCAGCGAGGGTGAAGCTGGCGATCACCATCAGAGCGATCACAACATAAGCAATCTTCTTCATGTCTACTCCTTCAAATAGAGATAGAAATTGAGTGTGGTAAATCCGCTTATAAGTATAAATGAAGTATCAGAATCATACAAATCAAATTAACCGGTTTTTTATCCCTCTTACGTCATACAAGTAATAATTTTAACAATAATAGAATCCGTTTGGGCTAAAATAATAAACTAGACGATGTGGATATTCTAAAAAACCTGTCTGGTTTTTATTATTATTGTATTTTTACTGGATTAATTCAATGCCAAAGCCTGTTGATAGAGGCGGTAATCTTCCTCAGATTCGAGTTCCAACTCAATGCCGTGGGGTTGGGCTTTGCCATTGTTATCGACATGAACAAAGGTGATGAAACCGCTGATCACCGCTTCTTGTTTATTCTGGGGGGTCAAACTGATATAAGTCGTCAGCGAGGTCCGCCCGCCTTTTACAATCCGGCTTTTAAAACATGCGATGTCTCCTGCGGTCATTGGCTCGGTGAACATCAGGCCGTGCACTTTCAGACAGACGATATTCCCGGCCGGCAGGACACTGGCGGCAGCAAT from Chloroflexota bacterium encodes the following:
- a CDS encoding phosphate/phosphite/phosphonate ABC transporter substrate-binding protein, producing the protein MKKIAYVVIALMVIASFTLAGCKQEAALGTEENPIIWALVPSGETDTVLAGFEDVAAILYDETGLVIEPFVATEYAGVIEALSADPPKAHMASLATFAYLVASARGVADVALVSERYGSPSYNGQIITRADSGINDIADLAGKTYCRPDPLSTSGWIIPMVTMQAAGINPETDLAEVVDAGSHDAVAAGVYDGTCDAGSTYIDVRSSMEEDYPDIMEVTKVINVSVDIPNDGVQFSPSVPAEIREAIVNALLTINETEEGLAAIDAAYEWTKLVAKDDSFYDPFRQVLDAAGIDPETLMGE
- the phnC gene encoding phosphonate ABC transporter ATP-binding protein — its product is MLEIRNLTKIYEDGTLALDDVSFTVPDGEFLIVIGLSGSGKSTLLRCINRLIDPTDGEILWNGVDLAKLEGDELRQARRKIGMVFQHFNLVERSTVLTNILTGRLGYNKTWPTMIHRFPKEDRDKAWQVLKRMDIEDQAHKAARELSGGQQQRVGICRALMQDPELMLADEPVASLDPVLAHSILEHLEMLNREDNLTIMCSLHYLDLVQRYSTSVIGLRQGKLVYQGTKKDIANMTNEEFKRIYGEDAERIGGGNLEGNIETEGGQA
- a CDS encoding acyl-CoA thioesterase, producing the protein MRPQTFNYDRLIKSEDLNHHKTLFAGRCAEWFVEAGFIAAASVLPAGNIVCLKVHGLMFTEPMTAGDIACFKSRIVKGGRTSLTTYISLTPQNKQEAVISGFITFVHVDNNGKAQPHGIELELESEEDYRLYQQALALN
- the phnE gene encoding phosphonate ABC transporter, permease protein PhnE — its product is MKVRRKPAYQEKEFKPGLVSPAVAAILSAIIPGLGQAFSRMVRRGVILFFSFASIVGLMVWRFRDAAPRDTGAIAIIKKAFHLDPVMLLITILIVILYLYNIYDAYKVAVNSRKGHETRKPFMVFIALLLVFFFIGWQIGEIDFYALVTQFDDAIPALSKVLWPWSRAITFLEDEQMGSLIMISPCPDGSVPEPNTPTEEGPYLIVDPTCGDFSTQEDLESGETIVHLGTELNVRGYRFLPGVEVEIWWRDPTGSDFRQRQDSEIVIVMPDENGEFEVTINWPYRTIPESYMAGGSEWELQGRQTTVLDEWVFSEELKLAIEKMIETIFIGMMATFFGIILALPVSFLAARNLMSANVFTLGIYYLVRGVLNIIRSIEPLIWAVLAVIIVGLGPWAGILALTVHSIAALGKLYSEAIESIDNGPIEAVQATGANWFQIVMYAVVPQVIPPFVSFTIYRWDVNIRMSTIIGMVGGGGIGYLLVQWIRNLDYRAAGIAVWFIAVTVAILDYVSAEIRERFV